One segment of Pogoniulus pusillus isolate bPogPus1 chromosome 26, bPogPus1.pri, whole genome shotgun sequence DNA contains the following:
- the FAM168B gene encoding myelin-associated neurite-outgrowth inhibitor yields MNPVYSPGSSGVPYANAKGIGYPAGFPMGYAAAAPAYSPNMYPGANPTFQTGYTPGTPYKVSCSPTSGAVPPYSSSPNPYQTAVYPVRSAYPQQNPYAQQGTYYTQPLYAAPPHVIHHTTVVQPNGMPATMYPAPIPPPRGNGVTMGMVAGTTMAMSAGTLLTTHSPTPVAPHPVTMPTYRAPGTPTYSYVPPQW; encoded by the exons ATGAATCCTGTGTATAGCCCAGGATCTTCTGGGGTTCCCTATGCAAATGCCAAAGGAATTGGTTATCCAG CCGGCTTCCCAATGGGCTATGCAGCGGCTGCTCCTGCCTATTCCCCTAATATGTATCCTGGAGCAAATCCTACCTTCCAAACAG GTTATACACCAGGCACTCCATATAAAGTATCTTGTTCACCCACCAGTGGAGCAGTGCCACCATATTCTTCATCCCCAAATCCCTACCAGACTGCTGTGTACCCAGTTCGAAGTGCCTATCCACAGCAGAATCCATATGCACAG CAAGGCACTTACTACACACAGCCTTTATATGCAGCACCACCCCACGTAATTCACCACACCACAGTTGTGCAACCCAATGGCATGCCAGCAACCATGTATCCTGCTCCGATTCCGCCACCACGAGGAAACGGTGTGACCATGGGGATGGTGGCTGGGACTACTATGGCAATGTCAGCAG GTACTTTGTTGACAACTCATTCCCCAACTCCAGTAGCCCCTCATCCAGTTACTATGCCCACGTACCGGGCTCCAGGAACACCAACCTATAGTTATGTGCCCCCACAGTGGTGA